A single Aminobacterium mobile DSM 12262 DNA region contains:
- a CDS encoding NFACT family protein has translation MTYGPELVYAWCRELLKKTINQQITKAEGAGNWVTLRFSQLPTPFFVTWDPRYYGCGWITNEDIGILGHFSTGKSRFVEALKSHLLRCELIDVKQLDFDRVLVLSFSRTVGAGFHVQKRLIIEFMERNSNMILLDENNVIIDCAKHIHPDVNRYRTIAPSYSYVSPPPLQGRTITELSASTITPEVVSEIKGLGKRLRQYISEHWAIKLPSEWMQILNSIYDVAPRESPVMQYLNSYLTIFPFLLPGATPVVTQEALHAGRLCMFYPLLKEKSENLKRGTLKLLKKETRSLKRHLQGVEKQKREAGKADWYKNCGDLILANIRAIPYRASMVRLSGWSEEGEISLEIPLDPDKNPSDNAAWFFKKYKKAKGNLLEIEKNILKLKDKIEDLEEQIDVLSDLEIPTVIDSVCRDIQGGVLPTQKKAKKGKKEAPKPPHLRIEYEDAQILVGLNAKGNRHVTFREAGSGDIWLHVHEIPGSHVIIKGFTGTKEDLEGSFLLLLAASLAAYFSKARHTSKVQIDYTERKHVRHIPGGAPAHVTYTHPFTVMANPMDWKEFFEEKGVILEEE, from the coding sequence ATGACGTACGGTCCAGAATTAGTTTATGCATGGTGTAGAGAACTTCTTAAAAAAACAATCAATCAACAAATTACCAAGGCAGAAGGAGCTGGAAATTGGGTTACATTGCGTTTCTCACAGCTTCCTACTCCTTTTTTCGTAACGTGGGACCCTCGGTACTATGGATGTGGGTGGATTACAAATGAAGATATAGGTATTTTAGGCCATTTTTCTACGGGAAAATCCCGTTTTGTTGAGGCTTTGAAGAGCCATCTCCTGCGTTGCGAACTTATAGATGTGAAACAACTTGATTTCGATCGAGTTCTGGTGCTTTCCTTTTCCAGAACTGTAGGAGCAGGATTCCATGTCCAGAAAAGATTAATTATAGAGTTTATGGAAAGAAATAGCAATATGATTCTTCTTGATGAAAATAACGTTATTATTGACTGCGCAAAACATATACATCCAGACGTTAACCGTTATAGAACTATCGCCCCTTCGTATTCTTACGTTTCTCCTCCTCCCCTTCAAGGGAGAACCATAACAGAACTTTCTGCTTCGACAATAACACCAGAGGTTGTTTCTGAGATAAAAGGCTTAGGAAAAAGACTTCGACAGTATATTAGTGAGCATTGGGCTATAAAATTACCCTCTGAATGGATGCAGATTCTCAATTCTATTTATGACGTGGCGCCAAGAGAAAGTCCCGTTATGCAATATTTAAATTCATACCTCACCATCTTTCCTTTCTTGCTGCCAGGAGCTACTCCCGTAGTAACACAAGAGGCTCTTCATGCGGGGAGGTTGTGTATGTTCTATCCTCTGCTAAAAGAGAAAAGCGAGAATCTTAAAAGGGGAACGTTGAAACTCTTAAAAAAAGAAACCCGTTCTTTAAAACGTCATTTACAAGGTGTGGAAAAGCAAAAACGAGAGGCGGGAAAAGCTGATTGGTATAAAAATTGTGGAGATTTGATTCTAGCCAATATCAGGGCTATTCCGTATAGAGCAAGTATGGTTCGCCTTTCCGGATGGTCTGAAGAGGGGGAAATTTCTTTGGAAATACCATTGGATCCTGATAAAAACCCCTCTGATAATGCTGCATGGTTTTTTAAAAAATATAAAAAAGCAAAAGGGAATCTTCTTGAAATAGAAAAGAACATTTTGAAGTTGAAAGATAAAATAGAGGACTTAGAAGAACAAATCGATGTTCTCTCAGACCTTGAAATTCCAACAGTCATTGATTCAGTATGTAGAGATATCCAAGGAGGGGTTCTCCCTACTCAGAAAAAGGCTAAAAAGGGGAAAAAGGAAGCTCCTAAACCCCCTCATTTAAGGATTGAATATGAAGATGCTCAGATACTGGTAGGGCTCAATGCGAAAGGGAATCGCCATGTTACCTTCAGAGAGGCTGGATCTGGAGATATTTGGCTACACGTGCATGAAATTCCAGGTTCTCATGTGATTATAAAAGGTTTTACCGGAACGAAAGAGGACCTTGAAGGATCCTTTCTTCTTCTTTTGGCAGCCTCACTAGCGGCTTATTTCAGTAAAGCTAGACATACATCAAAAGTACAAATAGATTATACAGAGAGAAAACATGTGCGACATATACCAGGGGGGGCTCCAGCACATGTTACCTATACTCATCCTTTTACTGTTATGGCAAATCCAATGGACTGGAAAGAGTTTTTTGAAGAAAAAGGCGTAATTCTTGAGGAAGAGTGA
- a CDS encoding ABC transporter substrate-binding protein has translation MKKNGVMGKVVTLAILGTILLSSIATAAQPELNAYTIWSERYAQAIFSAFTKDTGIKVNWMRFSSGEVQARLEAERKNPQVDVVFGNMAEAFVNGIPKGLFEPYKPQGAERIPDAFKDTDGYWTGVAIDPICFMFNTRFLKDHNVGAPTSWQDLLRPEYKSQLQMADARTSGTAMYRILSIIEAMGEDKAYVYQKKLNDNVQIYTKSGAGGALPIARGQAAGGIFFLVDALEMQQKGYDVTISYPKEGVVAGIEAMALVKGAKSPDLAKKFLDWASTERMQRIYEGSQINLIPSNPDVKISNPGLDMSTVNVLPLDIKWAGDNRDRLVERWINEVLR, from the coding sequence ATGAAAAAAAACGGTGTTATGGGTAAAGTAGTTACCCTCGCTATTTTAGGAACTATTCTCTTATCGAGCATTGCTACAGCAGCGCAACCAGAACTCAATGCGTATACCATATGGTCTGAGCGATATGCTCAAGCAATATTCAGTGCTTTTACAAAAGATACAGGCATTAAAGTGAATTGGATGAGATTTTCTTCTGGAGAAGTGCAAGCCAGGCTGGAAGCAGAGCGGAAAAATCCTCAAGTCGATGTTGTTTTTGGGAATATGGCTGAAGCTTTCGTCAATGGCATTCCTAAGGGGCTATTTGAGCCTTATAAGCCACAAGGGGCCGAACGTATTCCAGACGCATTTAAAGATACTGATGGATATTGGACTGGTGTTGCAATAGATCCTATCTGTTTTATGTTCAATACCAGATTTTTAAAAGATCACAATGTGGGAGCCCCCACATCTTGGCAAGATCTGCTCCGCCCAGAATACAAGAGCCAGCTTCAGATGGCTGATGCCAGAACATCTGGAACTGCTATGTATCGTATTCTTAGTATTATCGAAGCTATGGGCGAAGATAAAGCTTACGTATACCAGAAGAAACTCAACGACAACGTTCAAATCTATACTAAAAGCGGTGCCGGTGGTGCATTGCCTATAGCAAGAGGACAGGCTGCAGGTGGCATCTTCTTCCTTGTAGATGCCCTTGAAATGCAACAGAAAGGCTACGATGTGACTATTAGCTATCCCAAGGAAGGTGTTGTAGCTGGGATAGAGGCTATGGCTCTTGTAAAGGGAGCTAAAAGTCCAGACCTTGCAAAAAAATTTCTGGATTGGGCCTCCACAGAACGGATGCAGAGAATTTATGAGGGAAGCCAAATCAATCTGATTCCCAGCAATCCCGATGTGAAAATTTCTAATCCGGGGCTGGATATGTCGACGGTTAATGTGCTCCCCCTAGATATTAAGTGGGCTGGAGATAACCGCGATCGCCTCGTTGAGCGCTGGATAAATGAGGTCCTTCGATAA
- a CDS encoding pyridoxamine 5'-phosphate oxidase family protein, producing the protein MFKEMRRKDRELSNKEALALLELGNYMVLSTLSQDGYSYGVPLHYVFINDTVYFHCAMEGHKLENVVYNDKVSICVIGKVEVVPEKFATNYESVIAFGKAKEILGEEKKWALNALIAKYSPEHISEGREYIKRASDKTKVLGITLERITGKARKG; encoded by the coding sequence ATGTTTAAAGAAATGAGACGTAAAGACCGGGAACTTTCTAATAAAGAGGCTCTGGCACTGCTTGAATTGGGAAACTATATGGTGCTTTCTACCCTTTCACAGGACGGATATAGTTATGGAGTTCCTCTCCATTATGTTTTCATAAACGACACCGTATATTTTCACTGCGCCATGGAAGGGCACAAACTTGAAAATGTCGTCTACAACGATAAAGTGTCAATTTGTGTGATCGGAAAAGTTGAAGTAGTGCCGGAAAAGTTCGCTACAAACTACGAGAGTGTCATAGCCTTCGGAAAGGCTAAAGAAATACTCGGCGAAGAAAAAAAATGGGCTTTGAACGCCCTCATCGCGAAATATTCACCGGAGCATATCTCTGAAGGGAGAGAATATATAAAACGAGCTTCCGACAAAACAAAAGTTCTAGGCATTACTCTTGAAAGGATTACCGGAAAGGCTAGAAAGGGCTAA
- a CDS encoding ABC transporter permease has product MRSFDKSTRLDPALVPLWVGLWGFLGLFVLYPLVRLIYIVFTTDGGVSLINLIKVLMSWYNRKAFFNSLALATAVSTTGTFIGFLFAFAVTRIPLPQPVKWFLGAVVVLPFVSPPFTSSIALTMVLGPNGLLLKLLHAPDFNIYGFWGTWIAETLTYFPVAFLTLTAVLKAIDPNLEDAAMSMGNTSWGTFRTVTLPLSIPGLANAFLLLFGSSLADFSTPLVMAGHSFPVLTTQAYLQITGMYDIQGGATISFILLVPALLVYLLQHYWVEQRSYVTITGKAGAPSVVKGGRFFAEALILTIISAITLFIIFLYSIIFLGSLMKVWGIDNSFTLENYVYVFTVGWEAVKDTVLIAIISTFIGSAIGVTTGYLINRKDLPWRKTLEFMSLLNYVLPGTVVGIAYAVAFNSGPIVLTGTMSIIVALCVSRYDATGIRATIASLQQIDPSIEEASLSLGASRFTTFFRVTLPLIMPAVTTGMRYLFVVSMTAVSATIFLVSVRWSLLTIRILECITELLFAQAAAFSVVLVLIVFFAIGAIAVLFHIIYPNYYRQLRRL; this is encoded by the coding sequence ATGAGGTCCTTCGATAAATCTACAAGACTTGATCCCGCACTCGTACCACTTTGGGTAGGGTTATGGGGGTTTTTAGGGCTCTTCGTACTCTACCCATTAGTGCGGTTGATCTATATAGTCTTTACCACTGATGGCGGAGTAAGCTTAATAAACCTGATAAAGGTACTTATGAGCTGGTACAATCGTAAAGCTTTTTTTAATAGCCTCGCACTAGCTACTGCTGTGTCCACTACAGGAACCTTTATAGGATTTCTCTTTGCTTTCGCAGTAACGAGGATACCCTTGCCCCAACCTGTCAAGTGGTTTTTGGGAGCTGTTGTTGTGCTTCCTTTTGTTTCACCACCCTTTACGAGCAGCATTGCTCTCACTATGGTGTTAGGGCCTAATGGTTTGTTATTGAAATTACTTCACGCGCCAGATTTTAATATATACGGCTTTTGGGGAACGTGGATAGCTGAAACTCTCACATATTTCCCCGTGGCATTTTTGACCCTTACCGCAGTGCTCAAAGCCATTGACCCTAACTTAGAAGATGCTGCCATGAGCATGGGCAATACTTCATGGGGAACTTTCCGAACTGTAACATTACCACTGAGCATACCAGGGCTTGCTAATGCTTTCCTGCTCCTATTTGGAAGCTCTCTGGCAGATTTTTCCACACCGCTAGTAATGGCAGGTCATTCCTTTCCAGTACTAACTACTCAAGCCTACTTGCAGATTACGGGCATGTACGATATCCAGGGTGGAGCCACCATTTCTTTTATACTGTTGGTCCCCGCTCTTTTAGTATATTTGCTGCAACACTACTGGGTGGAGCAACGTAGTTATGTAACAATTACAGGTAAAGCTGGAGCCCCTTCTGTTGTCAAGGGAGGGAGATTTTTTGCAGAGGCACTTATATTGACAATTATTTCAGCTATAACGTTATTTATAATATTCCTCTATTCCATTATCTTTTTAGGATCTTTAATGAAAGTGTGGGGAATAGACAACAGCTTTACCCTAGAAAACTATGTCTATGTTTTCACTGTAGGGTGGGAAGCTGTAAAAGATACAGTTCTTATAGCTATTATATCGACCTTCATAGGTAGTGCCATAGGAGTAACTACCGGCTACTTGATAAATCGTAAAGATCTTCCTTGGAGAAAAACATTAGAGTTTATGTCCCTTCTAAACTACGTCTTACCAGGAACAGTTGTAGGTATTGCTTACGCCGTAGCCTTTAACTCAGGCCCCATAGTGCTCACAGGTACCATGTCTATTATTGTTGCTCTCTGTGTTTCTCGTTATGATGCTACGGGGATAAGAGCTACAATAGCATCGTTGCAGCAAATAGATCCTTCTATAGAGGAAGCTTCTCTAAGCCTTGGAGCCTCTCGATTTACAACTTTTTTCAGGGTAACACTGCCGTTGATTATGCCTGCAGTTACTACAGGTATGCGTTATCTTTTCGTGGTTTCTATGACAGCCGTCAGTGCCACAATATTTTTAGTATCGGTACGTTGGAGCTTGCTGACCATCCGTATTCTTGAATGTATTACTGAACTTCTCTTCGCTCAGGCAGCAGCCTTTTCAGTAGTTCTAGTACTTATTGTCTTTTTCGCTATAGGGGCTATCGCAGTTTTGTTTCATATCATCTACCCAAACTATTACCGTCAGTTGAGGAGGCTGTAA
- a CDS encoding metallopeptidase family protein — translation MNINKFRETANEIVEGLPRELFKQLNGGIIVLDEKKEEAESLIMGEYVEDPFMGKTILLYYGSFVDTLEGASLEEWVKEIEDTIIHELRHHIESLAGVDYLSEEERQTF, via the coding sequence ATGAATATTAATAAGTTTCGTGAAACGGCAAATGAGATCGTGGAAGGATTGCCAAGAGAGCTTTTTAAGCAGCTTAATGGAGGAATCATTGTTCTTGACGAGAAAAAAGAAGAGGCTGAAAGTCTGATAATGGGGGAATATGTGGAGGATCCCTTTATGGGGAAGACCATCCTTCTTTATTACGGATCTTTTGTCGACACATTAGAGGGTGCTTCTTTAGAAGAATGGGTAAAGGAAATAGAGGATACTATTATTCATGAACTTCGTCACCATATAGAATCCCTAGCAGGAGTTGATTACCTTTCAGAAGAAGAGAGACAAACTTTTTAA
- a CDS encoding ABC transporter ATP-binding protein, with protein sequence MSLSISLHNLSKIFHRGKEAFKAVDNVNLYVKSGELVTLLGPSGCGKTTILRMIAGFERPTEGRILIDGEDITEMAVNKRKIGFVFQNYALFPHMNIFDNVAYGLKIRGVSREERKKLVAQVLHMVELEEVENRFPNQLSGGEQQRVALARVFVTDPKVLLMDEPLSNLDAKLRIYMRAEIRQLQKKLGITCIYVTHDQKEALSIADRIVVLNKGKVEQVDTPFELYANPATLFVADFIGQANIFKGQVKFFRDKEMDVFIYGHVITIHNDKGKRFEEGEEVALVVRPESVRLGPPESSILKGQVLSRGFVGDKMEYAIEIEPGSLIHAFEPYSRDTPIFFEGNSVGLRINPLDVMALPV encoded by the coding sequence ATGTCTCTCTCTATTTCTCTCCATAATTTATCAAAAATTTTTCACAGAGGGAAAGAAGCTTTTAAAGCAGTAGATAACGTTAATCTTTATGTCAAATCTGGAGAACTTGTTACACTATTAGGCCCCTCTGGTTGTGGAAAAACAACGATCTTGCGAATGATAGCTGGTTTTGAGAGACCTACTGAAGGACGCATCTTGATCGATGGGGAAGATATCACCGAAATGGCAGTGAACAAACGAAAGATCGGGTTCGTTTTCCAAAATTACGCTCTTTTCCCCCATATGAATATTTTCGATAATGTGGCTTATGGGCTGAAAATTCGAGGCGTTTCTCGAGAAGAGCGAAAAAAACTTGTAGCTCAAGTCCTTCATATGGTAGAACTTGAAGAAGTGGAGAATCGTTTCCCTAACCAACTTTCAGGTGGAGAACAGCAACGAGTAGCATTGGCTCGAGTTTTTGTTACTGATCCTAAAGTTTTGTTAATGGATGAACCTCTATCCAACCTCGACGCGAAACTACGAATATATATGCGTGCTGAAATTCGTCAGTTGCAAAAGAAACTGGGTATTACGTGTATCTACGTTACTCACGACCAAAAAGAAGCCCTCTCTATAGCTGATAGAATTGTAGTCCTCAATAAGGGGAAAGTGGAACAAGTTGACACTCCTTTTGAACTCTATGCAAACCCTGCAACCCTTTTTGTTGCTGACTTTATCGGACAGGCCAACATATTTAAGGGGCAGGTCAAGTTTTTTCGAGATAAAGAAATGGATGTTTTTATTTACGGGCATGTAATAACTATTCATAACGACAAAGGAAAACGCTTTGAAGAAGGGGAAGAAGTGGCTCTTGTAGTGCGGCCCGAGTCCGTTCGTTTAGGCCCTCCTGAGAGCTCTATACTAAAAGGACAAGTGCTGAGCAGGGGCTTTGTTGGAGATAAAATGGAATATGCTATAGAAATAGAGCCGGGTAGCCTCATTCATGCTTTTGAACCTTATTCCAGAGACACCCCTATATTTTTTGAAGGGAACAGTGTAGGGCTTCGTATAAATCCGCTGGATGTCATGGCTTTGCCAGTATAA